GATCGCCGCGGTCGCGGGAATCGGCGCGAAGTCCAAGGAGAAGCGCACGATCGGATCCGGTCCGCTGGCGGGGACCGACTTCGACGTGACCGTGCCGACGCATGTCAGCGCGATCGCGAAGTTCGAGTCGGGGCAGTCGTCGCAGAGCATCTTCAGCTTCGACTCGCCGCTGTCGCGGGGCGGGTTCGTCGAGATCACCGGCTCCGAGGCGACGCTCGCCGTACCGGACCCGAACGGCTTCGACGGTGCGATCAAGATCCGTCGTCGCGGTGCGGAGGACTGGGAGACGATCGCCGAGACGAAGGCGGTCGCGCAGCGCGGTACCGGCGTACTCGAGATGGCGCGCGCCATCCGGGCCGACCGGCCGCACCGGGCGACCGGGGCGCTGGCGTTCCACATCGTCGACGTGATGGCCTCCATCACCGACTCGATCGACACCGGCGCGTTCGTGGACGTGAAGAGCACGGTCGAGGTCGCGGCGATCCTGCCGGACGACTGGGACGTCACCGCGGCCACCCTCTGACGACCGTGACGAACATCCTTCTCGATCCCCGGCGGACCGTCGTGTTCGCCGGGGATTCGGTGACCGACTGCGGCCGCCGTACCGACCCCGACGGGCTCGGTGACGGCTACGTGCGCAATCTGTACGACGATCTGTCCGGCGAACTTGGTGAACGCCGGCCGGCGATCGTCAACGCCGGCATCAGCGGCCACCGGGCGGTCGATCTGGCCGCCCGGTGGGCCACCGATGTGCTGGCCCACGACCCGTCGCTGGTGTCGATCCTGATCGGGATCAACGACACCTGGCGGCGGTACGACGAGGACGACCCGACGACAGCTGAGGACTTCGAGGCGTCGTACCGGGCGCTGCTCGACCCGCTGTCGTGTCCGGTGGTCCTGATGGAGCCGTTCCTGCTGCCGGTGAAGGACGGGCAGGAGGAGTGGCGGGAGGACCTGGACCCGAAGCTCGACGTGGTCCGGAAGCTGGCCGTCGAGTACGGCGCGATCCTGGTTCCGACCGATGTCGAGCTGACCAAGCAAGCAGTATCCGTCGGGCCGGCGGCGCTGGCCGGCGACGGCGTACACCCGACCGCCGCCGGACACCGTGCCCTCGCCGAGCTGTGGCGACGGTACGTCCTGGACGCCTGACACACATCGCTCCTCGATTCTCTCGGGGAGTGGTGCTGTTCTACTAAACCGGTTCACCTACTTTCCGCCCGCGACTCGGAGCCCGACTGTGACATCACTCAAGACCTTCGACCTGACCACCGACGGCGGTGCTGCCTGGACCGTGCAAGCGGTCGAAGGTCCGGCACCTGACGGCCTGATCGGGCGCACCGTGACCGCGACCGTGCCGGGCGAGGTGCACACCGACCTGCTCACCGCCGGCGAGATCCCGGATCCGTTCGACGGCGACAACGAGTCGGCGCTGCACTGGATCGGCCGTACCCGCTGGAGCTTCCGGACCACGTTCAGCTGGGTTGCCGACGGAAACGAGCGGCAGGAGCTGGTGGCCGAGGGGCTCGACACGGTCGCGACGGTCACCCTGAACGGCCAGGAGCTCGGCCGGACCGCGAACCAGCACCGCTCGTACCGGTTCGACGTCACCGGCGCACTGGTTGCCGGGGACAACGAGCTGGTGATCGAGTTCGAGGGTCCGGTGGCGGCGGCCGAGGCGGAGCGGGCGAAGGTCGGCAGCTGGCCGCACACCAACCTGCACCCGTACAACGAGCTGCGGAAGATGGCCGCGAACTTCGGCTGGGACTGGGGACCGGACGTCGCCACCGCGGGCATCTGGCGGCCGATCCGGATCGAGTCCTGGTCCGGCGTACGCATCGACTCGGTCCGCCCGCTGGCGGGGGCTGACGGCGTTCTGAACACGTTTGTCTCGTTGGTCTGGACCGACATCGCCGCCGAGTACGCCACCGTCACCGTCGCGGTCGGCGGTACGACGCAGTCGGCGACCGTCAAGCCCGGATGGGACACCGTCGTCGTCACCAACCGGGTCCCCGCGGTGGACCTCTGGTGGCCGCGCGGATATGGCGAGCAACCGTTGTACGACGTGACGGTGACGCTGGCCGATGACACCTGGACCGGCCGGGTCGGCTTCCGGGACATCAGCATGAACGTTGCCCCGGACAACGACGGCACGCCGTTCGTCCTGTCGGTGAACGGCAAGCCGATCTACGTCCGCGGCGCGAACTGGATCCCCGACGACGCGTTCGTCACCCGCCTGAACGCCGACACGTACCGGACGAGCATCGAGGACGCGGTCGACGCCGGCATGAACCTGCTGCGGGTCTGGGGCGG
This Kribbella sp. NBC_00482 DNA region includes the following protein-coding sequences:
- a CDS encoding SGNH/GDSL hydrolase family protein encodes the protein MTNILLDPRRTVVFAGDSVTDCGRRTDPDGLGDGYVRNLYDDLSGELGERRPAIVNAGISGHRAVDLAARWATDVLAHDPSLVSILIGINDTWRRYDEDDPTTAEDFEASYRALLDPLSCPVVLMEPFLLPVKDGQEEWREDLDPKLDVVRKLAVEYGAILVPTDVELTKQAVSVGPAALAGDGVHPTAAGHRALAELWRRYVLDA